A single region of the Micropterus dolomieu isolate WLL.071019.BEF.003 ecotype Adirondacks linkage group LG02, ASM2129224v1, whole genome shotgun sequence genome encodes:
- the rabep2 gene encoding rab GTPase-binding effector protein 2: MSSKSEDTELSLHAQLAECRAQAEHWQGVATICELSKQEELAELQKQCDQEIQSLQEALRETAAQYEARIAVLQSQSVEWRRTSGQNMISGRKSRVDAEVASNRSPTAITNSQIEGEATALMDRRHNQPAEIEAAEGEGTSLTAEGYFSLRHCDSDSLSSFSLETPSLPRKLHAQEDTDSLVSTGTLVPEAIYLPPAGHRLVTHSDWDSLNAQVSELRGEVSRLQAEKEELEKELDTQTNHTHKQVSVLQSQVHASEALLQDLQKSFSQSQNAVQSRLAELSFSQRKMCSELSRLKGEEVEDEGPESSSSFPPTLQGAHCEERLRIEIVNLRDELDTRTEENDVLEVQLSSLKTETERIQAQKDQLQAELLACRTELEALRVALSHVQNTNKAIINDKEALKQQCLELRSQVISLRSQVDTSQTVQRDFVQLSQSLQVKLEVIRQAESLEQVKEILEGGVSEAGSPPADAS, encoded by the exons AGTTGAGCCTGCATGCCCAGCTAGCCGAGTGCCGAGCTCAGGCCGAACACTGGCAGGGCGTGGCGACGATCTGTGAGCTGAGCAAACAGGAGGAACTGGCAGAGCTGCAAAAACAATGTGATCAAGAAATCCAGTCTCTGCAGGAGGCTCTCAGAG AGACAGCAGCGCAGTATGAGGCCAGGATAGCTGTCCTTCAGTCTCAGTCTGTGGAGTGGAGGAGAACCAGTGGACAGAACATG ATCAGTGGAAGGAAAAGCAGGGTGGATGCAGAAGTAGCCAGTAATCGGTCCCCAACAGCGATCACCAACAGCCAGATAGAGGGCGAGGCCACGGCATTGATGGACAGGAGGCACAACCAACCAGCAGAGATTGAGGCGGCAGAGGGCGAAGGGACGTCACTTACAGCAGAAGGGTATTTTTCACTGCGGCACTGCGACTCGGACTCGTTGTCCTCATTCTCCTTAGAGACGCCCTCTCTGCCCAGGAAGCTTCATGCTCAGGAAGACACAGACTCTCTAGTCTCCACAGGAACTTTGGTGCCTGAAGCCATCTACCTGCCGCCGGCTGGACACCGACTGGTCACGCACAGCGACTGGGATTCACTCAATGCTCAG GTGTCAGAGCTGCGAGGGGAGGTAAGTCGGCTGCAGGCTGAGAAAGAGGAGCTGGAGAAAGAACTGGATACACAGACCAACCACACGCACAAACAG GTATCAGTTCTCCAGTCTCAGGTCCACGCTTCAGAGGCCCTCCTCCAGGATTTACAGAAATCTTTTAGCCAATCACAGAATGCAGTCCAGAGTCGGCTG GCAGAGTTGTCATTTTCCCAGAGGAAGATGTGCAGTGAGCTGTCCAGACTGAAAGGAGAGGAAGTTGAGGATGAAGGACCAGAGTCCAGCTCATCATTCCCACCAACACTGCAG GGGGCTCACTGTGAAGAGCGTCTTCGCATTGAGATTGTCAACCTGAGGGATGAGCTGGACACCCGGACAGAGGAGAATG ACGTTTTGGAAG TCCAGCTGTCTAGTctgaagacagagacagagaggatcCAGGCTCAGAAGGACCAATTGCAGGCTGAACTACTGGCCTGCCGCACTGAACTGGAAGCCCTGCGGGTGGCACTCTCTCATGTGCAGAACACCAACAAGGCCATCATTAATGATAAG GAGGCCCTGAAGCAACAGTGTCTGGAGCTGCGTAGCCAAGTGATCAGTCTGCGCTCCCAGGTCGACACCAGCCAGACTGTACAGAGGGACTTTGTTCAGCTCTCCCAGTCGCTGCAG GTGAAGCTGGAGGTAATCCGACAGGCTGAGAGTCTTGAACAAGTCAAGGAAATCCTGGAAGGGGGAGTCAGTGAAGCTGGTTCGCCGCCTGCGGACGCCTCGTGA